The following is a genomic window from Elaeis guineensis isolate ETL-2024a chromosome 10, EG11, whole genome shotgun sequence.
AGGCAATCTGTAGCTACAGTGGGCTCGTCAAACTCGTGACCCAGAGAGATATTTTTGTGCCAGGAAGAAGCaggcttccttctctttcttgtaTTCATTGTAGCGAAGGAAGAAGTAACAAAGGTAATCAAAATCAATTGGAGACACCTTCGCCTATTTTTCATGGGAGGGAAATAGTTAGTTTGATATAGAATTTCAGGTCACCTTTTTAGACTCCAGCACGAGAATAACGAAAAATACCTGGATAAGAGCCCATAGAGCCCAGTAAATGTGTGATGCTAACCTAAAGGTATTTGTTTCAATGTAAAGGGCTTCAAGATCTTTGTCAGGTACCTGTTAGCAACAATAAGCTATCTTAGTAACAGAGATGAAGTAGAAAGCAACTACATAATGGAGCATTGTTATTGCTAACAAGCATACACACGAGTGCATGCGCACATGCGCAAacatgcacacatacatacatatacatacatacatacatatatacttgAATGCATACaaagatatatacatatacacatagttCATCTACCCTCCTTCAGGGAGGATTGAGATATCAATCCTGCTAACTCAACAGTTAGGCTGAAAATCTACATCGTTGATCATAATCTACATCATAAAAACTATCAATACCCAAAAAGCATATCTTTTGAAACCTCCTAACCATACATCAAAACCACAATCATCAATGACTGTAATAGGTTTAGTGCAGCAAACTACATCATAACTCATAAggcatataaattaaaaaatcaacATTGTTCATCATGATCTacatatcataaaatatatatgTCCAAATTCCAAAATTCAATAGATTTGAATGCTTCCAAACCATAAATCATGCAAAACAATGTATcagttattaaaataatatatttttggaCCACTTGATACATAGGCAAATGATCTTCAGAAGATATGACTTTGGTTTCAAACTCATATTTATAAAGCAAGTCATTATCAACGGTGTGGATTCTCCATatcaagtctttctctctctatggataagagagagagaggtagacTTAGCTACACTCACATAGATCTCCACTCAAATCCAATCAAGTCTAGATCAAACGATAGGTCCCATATGATAATCCGAGCTATTGGGTATAGTCTACTCActctttcttatacataaaaaattatgtgacTCGGAGATCTCTAGCCTATGTATCAAGTGGTCAAAAAAGTATGTACTATTTCATAATATTTAAACTATCCAATTTTTTTGACCGCTTGATGCATAGATTAGgggtttaaataataaaattttgtgTATAAACAAGTTAGAGATAGTAGATTATATCCACCAACTCGGATCACCGATGTCGGACTCTCATTGTCTAATTTAGACCGACCGGATCTAAGTAAAGATCCACTCAAGCatagccatctctctctctctatatatatatgtgtgtgtgcgcgcgcgccgCGCGCgacatgtatacatgtatatacgtatgtttgtggtgtgtgtgtgtgtgaagtaGCATGGTTTCAATAGTAGTAAAGCTTATATGGGATAAATTAGGTGCAATGATGGTTCCCTTTTAACAATTGGGTGCAAAGACTGCAGATTAATATGCTTCTTAAAGCTTcaagaaatgaaataaaaatccaTTCTGTACATCTTCAAGTTAGATATAGGGTCAACACAGCGGTAGACATTGGAGGATTAGCACCATATATGCTAAAAGCACATTTCAGAAAATACTCTGAGCTGTATAACAACAGCATTAAAAAATGACCTAGGGATGTAGAGGTGATTAAGTGAAAATGGGAAATCGCAACATAAGACCAGAAAGCAGCTTCGGTGATTGACATAACTACTGTGGTCAATGCAATTGGTCAATTTACAAATCCAAAAGGACCAAAAGAGAAGGATAACAAAGTAGATCActatttttgaatttatatacACTAATCCCACTTATCTATTCCATCACTTCCCTTTTCCAATAGCTTTCAAATCAACTGGTTGTGCACTGACCTTAAAAGTCAAGACCAACAGTAATAAGCCAAAAGGACGAAAAACAAGCATGTATGGGAGAAGAAAGGAGGTGTTTCTCCTTATCATCTAGTGAAGGAAAGATGGCTTTTTCCCCTCGAGCAACAAATTAAGCAAAGGATGAGAGGATATTGAATTTTCTTCTCCACTAGTTGAGAATGAACGCATAGAGGAATTAGAAAAAAGTCTGAtgataaaaattctttttaacgCTTAAAGCTGTTCATTAATAGTCTGGATGCATTACTTAAATTCCATCCTGTAAATCAAGCTAACTGAAGCTTCAAGTAGCAGATTAAAAGGCCACAGTATATAAATGAAGCGGAACAGAAGGAAAAACAGTGGTAGTTCCAAAAGAAAAGGCTTTTTGTTACTTTCTCATACTAGAATTTGTTGATTTAGAAGTACTATCAGATTGAACAAAAGGAAGCTCATGGACTAATGCAATGATATTATTAACAGTATGAACAAGGGAAAGAGTATACTCTTGTGTTCGAGGAAGTGCCAAAACAAATGTGAGATGGATTCTCCCAAAATGATAAACAATAATAATCTATTCTTTCCACTTTATGATAAGATTTCCACTAATAATGTAACCAAATAATAAATCTAATGCAGATGACATGCAAACCTAACTACTGAATCCACATACCTCATGTGGTCTATCAGGTCGCAAATAATTCTGGAAGAAATGACACTGCACATTCTTTTCTGGATACCTACATTACAATACATCCCCAACAACTAATTATTCAGCAATGCATTTTTTTGAAGGAACAAAACAAAGAGCTAAACTGATTCTCAAGAATGAGGAAGCATACAAGTTGTAGTCACAGTCAAAGCCTGCATACTCATTGAAGTGATTTGCAATGTCATAGCCTCTATAGCTGTATGATCCATACTCAAAATCAATGAAGTAGAGTTtccctaaaattttgatagcattgGCCACCCAAACAAAGTCAAATGATgtcaaatttcaaaaatatagaaATGCAGAAAAAAAATCAGCATCTAAGCAGCTCATggataaaacaaaaataagtaTGGTACCTTCTTCATCATTTAGCATCAAATTCCCAGAAAGTAAATCATTATGGGCAAAGACCACAGGGGCATTTAGAAGGTCTGTTAGCTCCTGATGGTAAATCACAGGGCTAAGTATTAAATATATACACGACTCCAGTAAAACTCAACATCTTTAAACCTTAAAGGAAACCATGAAATAAAAATGTAAGAAGTTGAGATTACAAATACATTCCTGATAATCATATGAGAAAGCAAATGCATATAAATCATTTTACACGGATCAACCTCTTTTCTCCCATAAAATAGGGTAGTTTGCAGTTCAATTCATTTCTCAGTAATAAAAGGAGATAAGTTAGTGCACTGTAATTGACCAAGttcttcatacataatctcaaatgcAATGGTGAAGCTGGTTTTGCATGGATAACAATTCTTTCTTCATAGCCAACATTGTGCTATTGCAGTCATGATGTAAAAAGGTATGCATATGTCTCATCAACTAATAAAAGGAGCCATcattaattctagaatatatatatatatatatatatatatatatatatattcactaaAATGTGAATTCAAGAGTATGGAAAGTGGTGACAAGAAGCAGTGAAGCACAACCACTATACCCCCAGATAGCGTACCTTGAGTGCATTAATTTCATTGCAGATTTCTTTAAATGAAATTGTTTCATATTTAGCCTGCTTCTCATTGTCATCAAATTGTAACACCGCAGCTGCAACCAACATTTTCTTAAGTTAAGATAGATGTCAACAGGAGTATGCAGAATGAACCCAGAAGGCATGCAGCATAAGTACAAGATAAGTTATTTATTTGTCCACTTAAAAAACAAATATAAGGCTATGGGAGTGACTGGTGACCTTTTTCTAAGAACTTGAAGACATCATTCCAAAGTTGTGCTTCTCTAGAACCTGGTATATCCACTTGATGGAATTTATAAAGTTGCTTAGCAATTTCA
Proteins encoded in this region:
- the LOC105053317 gene encoding probable ethanolamine kinase isoform X1, with the protein product MGAEEKGWNPVAAMEEIREVGRGAPEERRKEKEKEKEKDGVPSIPSSTKEIDISLPFAEMKPSIIDLCKDLFRKWSSLDNSCFSIETVSGGITNLLLKVSVKEESGNDVSLTVRLYGPNTDLVIDRKRELQAIPYLSAAGFGAKLLGIFKNGIIQSFINARTLSPSVQLGCVAHGSPPLLCQVMAKTLCTIWNDIFILSIFYISDMSNPKIAAEIAKQLYKFHQVDIPGSREAQLWNDVFKFLEKAAVLQFDDNEKQAKYETISFKEICNEINALKELTDLLNAPVVFAHNDLLSGNLMLNDEEGKLYFIDFEYGSYSYRGYDIANHFNEYAGFDCDYNLYPEKNVQCHFFQNYLRPDRPHEVPDKDLEALYIETNTFRLASHIYWALWALIQAKVSPIDFDYLCYFFLRYNEYKKEKEACFFLAQKYLSGSRV
- the LOC105053317 gene encoding probable ethanolamine kinase isoform X2, whose protein sequence is MGAEEKGWNPVAAMEEIREVGRGAPEERRKEKEKEKEKDGVPSIPSSTKEIDISLPFAEMKPSIIDLCKDLFRKWSSLDNSCFSIETVSGGITNLLLKVSVKEESGNDVSLTVRLYGPNTDLVIDRKRELQAIPYLSAAGFGAKLLGIFKNGIIQSFINARTLSPSDMSNPKIAAEIAKQLYKFHQVDIPGSREAQLWNDVFKFLEKAAVLQFDDNEKQAKYETISFKEICNEINALKELTDLLNAPVVFAHNDLLSGNLMLNDEEGKLYFIDFEYGSYSYRGYDIANHFNEYAGFDCDYNLYPEKNVQCHFFQNYLRPDRPHEVPDKDLEALYIETNTFRLASHIYWALWALIQAKVSPIDFDYLCYFFLRYNEYKKEKEACFFLAQKYLSGSRV